One genomic segment of Sanyastnella coralliicola includes these proteins:
- a CDS encoding MBL fold metallo-hydrolase — MEVVQLYTKCLAHGAYFISSNGEAAIIDPLRETEPYLQMAEDEGVKIKYILETHFHADFVSGHLDLAKKTGAKIIYGPTATPNFDAYIAEDGELLALGDLTIKVLHTPGHTMESSSFLLRDKEGKDKAIFTGDTVFLGDVGRPDLAQKAADMTREELAGLLFDSIREKIMVLDDDIIVYPGHGQGSACGKAMSSDTVDTLGNQKESNYALRSDMTRDEFIKEVTDGLLPPPQYFPSNAKMNKMGYESIDDVRSRAEKGYSPKEFEQAMNKEGVFVIDTRDPDAFTQGFINGSLSIGLEGDFAPWVGILVNDITAPILLITDEGQREEAVIRLARVGYDNIQGYLEGGIQAWHDAGKALETIACVSAQEFVESWPQQPVVDSRRFSEYQASRVDGAINLPLDFIYADLQKYPDERFYLHCKGGYRSVAAASVLAANGIKNVINITGGFDAMVEAGLPVVEHA, encoded by the coding sequence GATTATTGATCCACTTCGTGAAACGGAGCCATATCTTCAAATGGCGGAAGACGAAGGTGTGAAGATCAAATACATTCTCGAAACTCACTTTCACGCTGACTTCGTTAGCGGTCATCTAGACCTAGCGAAGAAGACAGGAGCGAAGATCATTTACGGTCCAACAGCCACTCCAAATTTCGATGCGTATATCGCTGAAGATGGTGAGTTATTGGCTCTTGGAGACTTGACAATTAAAGTGCTCCACACGCCTGGTCATACCATGGAATCAAGCTCTTTTCTTCTCAGAGATAAGGAAGGAAAAGACAAAGCGATTTTCACCGGAGACACGGTGTTCTTAGGTGATGTAGGTCGTCCGGACCTTGCTCAGAAAGCAGCCGATATGACTCGAGAAGAGTTAGCTGGTTTGCTCTTTGACTCTATCCGTGAGAAGATCATGGTCTTAGACGATGATATTATCGTTTACCCTGGCCATGGCCAAGGATCTGCCTGCGGTAAGGCCATGTCGTCAGACACTGTAGATACCCTCGGAAATCAAAAAGAAAGCAACTATGCTCTGCGGTCAGACATGACACGTGATGAATTCATCAAAGAAGTGACAGACGGTTTGCTACCACCTCCTCAGTATTTCCCTTCGAATGCGAAGATGAATAAGATGGGCTATGAGAGTATTGATGATGTGCGCTCACGCGCGGAAAAGGGATACTCCCCAAAAGAGTTCGAGCAAGCGATGAACAAGGAAGGAGTGTTCGTCATCGACACGCGTGATCCTGATGCCTTCACTCAAGGGTTTATCAATGGTTCACTATCCATTGGTTTGGAAGGAGATTTCGCCCCATGGGTAGGTATTCTAGTCAATGATATTACCGCACCTATTCTGTTGATTACCGATGAAGGTCAACGAGAAGAAGCCGTGATCAGGCTAGCTCGTGTGGGTTATGATAATATCCAGGGATACCTCGAAGGAGGCATTCAGGCGTGGCATGACGCTGGAAAGGCACTCGAGACGATCGCATGTGTTTCCGCTCAGGAGTTTGTTGAGTCATGGCCACAACAGCCCGTCGTTGATTCACGTCGATTCAGCGAATACCAAGCTTCGCGTGTAGACGGAGCCATTAATTTGCCACTGGACTTCATCTATGCAGATTTACAGAAGTACCCGGATGAACGATTCTACCTGCATTGCAAAGGAGGATATCGTTCAGTAGCAGCTGCCTCAGTATTAGCTGCCAATGGAATTAAAAACGTCATCAATATAACCGGAGGTTTTGATGCCATGGTCGAAGCAGGCTTGCCTGTTGTCGAACATGCTTAG
- a CDS encoding NAD(P)/FAD-dependent oxidoreductase — translation MKQHYQVVIIGGGTGGIMTAAQLLNHDSSMKIAVIEPAESHFYQPAWTLVGAGAYEMQKTERKMSSVMPSGVTWIKDYATTFEPENNAVNTRENGSVSYDYLIVSPGLQMDLDGIEGLREALQTESVCSNYIDPEKTYRVLQNFKGGNALFTQPATPIKCGGAPQKIMYLAEEYFKKSGVRDQTEVIFATPGSVIFGVQPFKQTLEEVIRRKRVHLKTFYSPYKIDPVKKEVYFKYTKQDEGGCVINEDENVIREHIEGEMTFVVPYDMLHLAPPQSAPDFVKQSPFAHQEGPSKGWMDVDKFTLQHSHYKNVFGLGDVCALPTAKTGAAIRKQAPVVVDNILEMMKDNKLSDSVYEGYSSCPLVTGYGKMVLAEFKYDNVRDSDPLLSKFMDTSKEKWALWVLKKHGLPYLYWNRMMKGRM, via the coding sequence ATGAAACAACATTATCAAGTGGTTATCATCGGAGGAGGAACCGGTGGTATCATGACCGCAGCTCAGCTGCTCAATCACGACTCCTCGATGAAAATTGCGGTCATTGAACCTGCTGAATCTCACTTCTATCAACCCGCTTGGACTTTGGTTGGAGCTGGAGCATATGAAATGCAGAAGACTGAGCGTAAAATGTCTTCCGTGATGCCGTCTGGGGTGACTTGGATTAAGGACTATGCGACGACATTTGAACCCGAGAATAACGCCGTAAACACACGAGAGAATGGATCCGTCTCGTATGACTATTTGATTGTGTCTCCCGGACTTCAAATGGACTTAGACGGAATTGAGGGTCTGCGCGAAGCGCTGCAAACGGAAAGCGTCTGCAGCAATTACATCGATCCAGAAAAGACCTACCGGGTACTTCAGAACTTCAAAGGAGGGAATGCCCTCTTTACTCAACCTGCCACTCCAATCAAATGCGGAGGAGCTCCTCAAAAGATTATGTATTTGGCAGAGGAGTATTTCAAGAAGTCAGGAGTAAGGGACCAAACCGAGGTCATCTTTGCCACTCCAGGTAGTGTCATTTTCGGCGTTCAGCCATTCAAACAAACACTGGAAGAAGTGATTCGTAGAAAGCGCGTCCACTTGAAGACTTTTTATAGCCCGTATAAGATTGATCCAGTAAAGAAGGAGGTGTACTTCAAGTACACCAAGCAAGATGAAGGAGGTTGTGTTATTAATGAAGATGAGAATGTGATTCGAGAGCACATTGAAGGAGAAATGACTTTTGTGGTTCCTTACGATATGCTCCATTTAGCTCCTCCTCAAAGTGCTCCTGATTTTGTGAAGCAATCACCGTTCGCCCATCAAGAAGGACCAAGCAAGGGGTGGATGGATGTAGATAAATTCACCTTGCAACATTCACATTATAAGAACGTCTTCGGACTAGGTGACGTCTGCGCTTTACCGACAGCTAAAACGGGTGCAGCGATTCGTAAACAAGCTCCAGTAGTGGTTGATAATATCCTTGAAATGATGAAGGATAACAAGCTGAGTGACAGCGTGTATGAAGGTTATAGTAGTTGTCCGCTAGTTACTGGATACGGAAAGATGGTTCTCGCTGAATTCAAGTATGATAACGTAAGAGATAGCGATCCACTTTTGAGTAAATTTATGGATACGAGTAAAGAGAAATGGGCCCTTTGGGTGCTGAAAAAACATGGACTTCCATACTTGTATTGGAACCGAATGATGAAGGGAAGAATGTAA
- a CDS encoding DUF3108 domain-containing protein → MLLALPSFAQEESDFPFYEGETITYELTYQWGLIWADAGVATFTVGDTIVNDERYWRFSGLGVSYPKWNWFYEVNSLYESYATEDLTSQRFVRKGYEGSNIYDRDYHVKEDSIYYRIQDGEEFARHGVMERKAAALDVVTAIYYCRTIDFNQYEVGDKIPLLFYLDGNYYESYLRYSGIEIWEDPETDEEIECIVFKPNLIKGTIFKEGERMEVYVTNDERKIPVYIETDLKVGKAKIHLVGRR, encoded by the coding sequence TTGCTCCTAGCTCTCCCCTCTTTTGCTCAGGAAGAATCAGACTTTCCATTCTACGAAGGAGAGACGATTACCTATGAGCTAACCTATCAATGGGGATTGATATGGGCGGATGCTGGTGTGGCAACATTTACGGTTGGTGATACCATCGTTAATGACGAACGCTACTGGCGTTTCTCTGGTCTTGGTGTGAGCTACCCAAAGTGGAACTGGTTCTATGAAGTAAACTCACTTTACGAAAGCTATGCTACCGAGGATCTAACCTCTCAGCGTTTCGTACGCAAAGGCTATGAGGGATCGAACATCTACGATCGCGACTACCACGTCAAAGAAGACAGCATATACTACCGCATCCAAGACGGAGAAGAGTTCGCCCGACATGGAGTTATGGAACGAAAGGCTGCTGCACTTGATGTGGTCACCGCAATCTACTACTGCAGAACCATAGACTTCAACCAATACGAAGTCGGCGATAAAATTCCCCTACTCTTCTACTTAGATGGTAACTACTACGAGTCTTACCTGCGTTATTCAGGCATCGAAATATGGGAAGATCCTGAGACGGATGAAGAGATTGAATGCATCGTATTCAAACCGAACCTGATCAAAGGAACGATCTTCAAAGAAGGGGAACGGATGGAGGTCTATGTCACGAACGATGAAAGAAAAATTCCAGTCTATATCGAGACTGACCTGAAAGTAGGTAAAGCCAAAATTCATTTGGTTGGAAGACGCTGA
- a CDS encoding DUF1573 domain-containing protein, which produces MNNGLKIGLLAVIAVLLGVIAYKMYNSSAEEDVYKPMAETDTQVNNNASDRDEVAQPAAYDPLKDQKAKQQEAAKSNIPSTTMSFISKEWDFGVLDEGDRVEHVFQFTNTGDNPLILEKCKGSCGCTVPECPKEPIAPGASGEIKVAFNSKGKKNMQTKKVTITANTESGQEVLTIRANVTPAAQ; this is translated from the coding sequence ATGAATAACGGACTAAAAATCGGATTGCTTGCGGTAATCGCTGTTCTACTCGGTGTGATCGCTTACAAGATGTACAACAGTTCAGCTGAGGAGGATGTGTACAAGCCAATGGCTGAAACAGATACTCAAGTGAACAACAACGCGAGCGATCGCGATGAAGTAGCGCAACCAGCGGCATACGATCCATTGAAAGATCAAAAGGCGAAGCAACAAGAAGCTGCTAAGTCTAATATCCCATCAACTACTATGTCTTTCATCTCGAAAGAATGGGATTTCGGTGTACTTGATGAAGGTGACCGTGTAGAACACGTGTTCCAATTCACAAACACAGGAGATAACCCACTTATCCTTGAGAAGTGTAAAGGATCTTGTGGTTGTACGGTTCCAGAATGTCCGAAAGAGCCTATCGCTCCTGGAGCATCTGGTGAAATCAAAGTGGCCTTCAACTCGAAAGGGAAGAAGAACATGCAAACGAAAAAAGTGACGATCACAGCGAACACTGAATCAGGACAGGAAGTTCTGACGATTCGCGCTAACGTGACTCCTGCAGCTCAATAG
- a CDS encoding S41 family peptidase, with translation MRNLLKSSLALFFVLSLFAAKAQKSDPASTVEKFNTLLYYIEQMYVDSVDSEALVEAAIEHMLEELDPHSVYISAEELAEANEPLNGNFDGIGIQFNILKDTIFVVSPIAGGPSEKLGIQAGDKIVTIDGENVAGIGITNTDVMRLLKGPKGTEVSVGIKRNRVKNPIKFDIVRDRIPIYSVDATFMIDDEIGYIKVNRFAKTTMRELREGIASLKDQGMNSLVLDLQGNGGGLLNTAIEMADEFLSEDKLIVYTEGRVFPKDETFARRTGMFEKGRLVVLVDEGSASASEIVSGAIQDWDRGLIVGRRSFGKGLVQRPVQLPDGSAVRLTVQKYYTPAGRCIQKPYDDGVEAYRMEKYDRFENGELMSLDNLELPDSLKFKTNIKHRTVYGGGGILPDIFTPIDTTYTSEYFSQILRSGAMNQYILAYVDQHRAEFESSYPTPESFINNYQLTDDVLKGMIAYAEKEEIPFNEEDWNTSKVAIEIRTKALIGRNLFDYSVFYKVVNVLNPAYKKAVQVLRDGTFEKAKLAHSDF, from the coding sequence ATGCGCAACTTATTGAAGAGCTCTTTGGCTCTGTTCTTCGTTCTTTCCCTTTTCGCTGCGAAAGCACAAAAATCTGACCCGGCTTCTACCGTTGAGAAGTTCAACACTCTACTTTACTACATCGAGCAGATGTATGTAGACAGTGTTGACAGTGAAGCCCTGGTTGAAGCAGCGATCGAACATATGTTGGAAGAACTTGATCCACACAGTGTTTATATCTCTGCTGAAGAACTAGCCGAAGCCAACGAACCCTTGAATGGAAACTTCGACGGAATCGGAATTCAGTTCAATATTCTCAAAGACACCATCTTCGTGGTGAGTCCGATTGCGGGCGGCCCGTCTGAAAAACTAGGGATTCAGGCCGGAGATAAAATTGTTACCATTGATGGTGAGAACGTCGCGGGTATCGGTATTACCAATACTGATGTTATGCGCTTGCTTAAAGGACCAAAAGGAACAGAAGTTTCGGTGGGTATCAAGCGTAATCGCGTAAAGAACCCTATTAAATTTGATATCGTTCGTGACCGCATTCCAATCTACTCTGTGGATGCGACCTTTATGATTGACGACGAAATCGGTTACATCAAGGTGAACCGTTTTGCAAAGACAACGATGCGTGAATTGCGTGAAGGAATCGCCTCATTGAAAGACCAAGGGATGAACAGCCTCGTACTTGACCTTCAAGGAAACGGTGGTGGTTTACTCAACACAGCGATCGAAATGGCAGATGAATTCCTCAGCGAAGACAAGTTGATTGTGTATACCGAAGGACGTGTATTCCCTAAAGACGAGACCTTCGCTCGTCGTACCGGAATGTTTGAAAAAGGACGTCTGGTAGTCTTGGTAGATGAAGGTTCAGCTTCAGCAAGTGAGATTGTTTCAGGCGCGATTCAAGATTGGGATCGTGGACTGATCGTAGGTCGCCGTTCCTTTGGTAAAGGACTTGTACAACGTCCTGTTCAGCTTCCTGATGGATCTGCAGTGCGATTGACTGTTCAGAAATACTACACACCAGCAGGCCGATGCATTCAGAAGCCATATGACGATGGTGTAGAGGCTTACCGAATGGAGAAATACGATCGATTTGAAAACGGTGAGTTGATGTCGTTAGACAACCTCGAACTCCCTGATTCGCTGAAATTCAAAACGAATATCAAGCACCGTACGGTTTACGGTGGTGGAGGAATTCTTCCAGACATCTTCACGCCAATTGATACGACATATACTTCAGAGTACTTCTCGCAAATTCTGCGTTCAGGTGCGATGAATCAGTACATCTTGGCTTACGTAGACCAACATCGTGCTGAATTCGAAAGTAGCTACCCTACCCCTGAAAGCTTCATCAATAACTACCAATTGACTGATGATGTGCTCAAGGGAATGATTGCCTACGCTGAGAAGGAAGAGATTCCTTTTAACGAAGAAGATTGGAATACATCAAAGGTGGCGATCGAGATTCGTACCAAAGCCTTGATTGGTCGAAACCTATTTGACTACAGTGTATTTTACAAGGTGGTGAACGTCTTGAACCCAGCATATAAGAAGGCTGTTCAAGTACTTCGCGACGGAACTTTTGAAAAAGCGAAGCTGGCTCACTCTGACTTTTAA
- a CDS encoding DUF1684 domain-containing protein, with the protein MQKVNYLKVLTLTMCTLAMGTTLGQTGYEKTITSYRDSIDNVFSNPETSILPEDHIEEFKGIPYYEINMDFRVEATFKPIDNGKTFEMKTTTDRLPKYRPYGTLSFKIDGKRYKLTVYQNLQLMENEQYKNYLFIPFTDETNFETTYSGGRYLDMTIEEVEADEVVIDFNRSYNPYCAYNSRYSCPIPPSENHLKTRIEAGVQYVAHH; encoded by the coding sequence ATGCAAAAGGTTAACTATTTGAAAGTCCTCACATTGACCATGTGTACCCTGGCGATGGGGACGACCCTCGGACAAACCGGATACGAAAAAACCATCACGTCTTATCGTGACTCGATTGATAACGTCTTTAGCAACCCAGAGACATCAATTCTACCGGAAGATCACATTGAAGAGTTCAAGGGAATTCCTTACTACGAAATCAACATGGACTTTCGTGTTGAAGCTACATTCAAGCCGATTGACAACGGCAAGACCTTCGAAATGAAAACGACGACAGACCGCCTTCCGAAGTACCGTCCTTATGGAACCTTGTCTTTCAAAATCGACGGAAAGAGGTACAAGCTGACAGTTTACCAGAACCTGCAGCTCATGGAGAATGAGCAGTACAAGAATTACTTGTTCATTCCATTTACCGATGAAACGAATTTTGAGACGACGTATAGTGGAGGCCGTTACCTAGACATGACGATTGAAGAAGTAGAAGCTGATGAAGTTGTGATTGACTTCAACCGTTCGTACAATCCATACTGTGCCTACAACAGCAGATACAGTTGTCCGATTCCTCCCAGCGAGAATCACCTGAAGACTCGAATTGAAGCTGGAGTGCAATATGTAGCACATCACTAG
- the ettA gene encoding energy-dependent translational throttle protein EttA produces MSDDQKVIFSMVKINKTTPQGKHILKDIYLSFFYGAKIGIIGANGSGKSTVMKIIAGLDEAYQGDVVWSDGYTVGYLPQEPKLDENKTVREVVEEGTQEIVDILKEYEEINNKFMDEEILNDPDKMQNLMDRQAEVQDKIDALDAWELDTKLAIAMDALRTPPEDQKISELSGGERRRVALCRLLLKQPDVLLLDEPTNHLDAESVQWLEQHLQRYKGTVIAVTHDRYFLDNVAGWILELDRGEGIPWKGNYSSWLDQKAKRLAQEEKQESKRKKELERELDWVRMNPKGRQAKSKARLNNYDKLMSQQGKDKEAKLQLPIPNGPRLGNNVIDAETLTKAYGDKLLYENLSFSLPPAGIVGIIGPNGAGKTTLFKIIMGEEEPDDGNITIGETVKIGYVDQRHKDIDPEKSVYEVISGGNEQIEIGGQIVNARAYVSKFNFNGSDQQKKCGVLSGGERNRLHLAMTLKTEANVLLLDEPTNDLDVNTLRALEEGIENFAGCAVVISHDRWFLDRICTHILAFEGDSQVYVFEGGYSDYEENRKKRLGDQGPTRIKYKKLVK; encoded by the coding sequence ATGTCAGACGATCAGAAGGTCATCTTTTCCATGGTCAAAATCAATAAGACCACTCCTCAAGGAAAACACATTCTAAAAGACATTTACCTCTCCTTCTTCTACGGTGCGAAGATTGGTATCATCGGTGCCAATGGTTCCGGTAAGTCAACGGTGATGAAGATTATCGCAGGACTTGACGAAGCTTACCAAGGAGATGTTGTTTGGTCTGATGGATATACTGTTGGTTACCTCCCTCAGGAACCAAAGTTGGATGAGAATAAGACCGTTCGTGAAGTCGTTGAAGAAGGTACTCAGGAGATCGTAGATATCTTGAAAGAGTACGAGGAGATCAACAACAAATTCATGGATGAAGAGATCTTGAACGACCCTGACAAGATGCAGAACTTGATGGATCGCCAAGCGGAGGTTCAAGACAAGATTGACGCACTCGACGCATGGGAGTTGGACACGAAGTTGGCCATCGCGATGGACGCTCTTCGTACACCGCCAGAAGATCAAAAGATCAGCGAACTCTCTGGAGGTGAACGTCGCCGCGTAGCACTTTGTCGCTTGTTGTTGAAGCAACCTGATGTGCTCTTACTTGATGAGCCTACCAACCACCTTGATGCGGAATCAGTGCAGTGGTTAGAACAACACCTTCAGCGTTACAAGGGAACCGTAATCGCCGTAACACACGACCGTTACTTCCTAGACAACGTAGCTGGATGGATTCTTGAGCTTGATCGTGGTGAGGGTATCCCATGGAAAGGAAACTACAGCTCTTGGTTGGATCAAAAAGCGAAGCGCCTCGCCCAAGAAGAGAAGCAAGAGTCTAAGCGCAAGAAAGAACTTGAGCGAGAGTTGGATTGGGTGCGTATGAACCCGAAAGGACGTCAAGCGAAGAGCAAAGCACGTCTGAACAACTATGACAAGTTGATGAGCCAGCAAGGGAAGGATAAAGAAGCTAAGCTGCAACTGCCTATCCCGAATGGTCCACGTCTTGGAAACAACGTGATTGATGCCGAAACGCTGACGAAGGCATACGGAGATAAGCTCCTCTATGAAAACCTCAGCTTTTCACTGCCACCTGCAGGTATCGTAGGTATTATCGGACCAAACGGTGCAGGTAAAACCACCCTCTTCAAGATTATCATGGGAGAAGAAGAGCCAGATGATGGAAACATCACCATCGGTGAAACAGTGAAGATCGGTTACGTTGACCAGCGTCACAAAGACATCGATCCTGAGAAATCAGTTTACGAAGTCATCTCTGGTGGGAACGAACAAATTGAAATCGGAGGGCAGATTGTCAACGCCCGTGCTTACGTGTCGAAGTTTAACTTCAACGGTTCTGATCAACAGAAGAAGTGTGGTGTGCTTTCAGGAGGTGAACGCAACCGTTTGCACCTTGCCATGACACTAAAGACAGAAGCCAACGTGCTCCTTCTCGATGAGCCTACTAACGACCTCGACGTGAATACACTGCGTGCATTGGAAGAAGGAATCGAAAACTTCGCAGGATGTGCCGTTGTCATTAGTCACGACCGTTGGTTCCTAGACCGCATCTGCACGCACATCTTGGCATTCGAAGGAGATAGCCAGGTATATGTTTTTGAAGGAGGGTACTCTGATTACGAAGAGAATCGCAAGAAGCGCCTAGGAGACCAAGGCCCTACTCGAATCAAGTACAAGAAGCTGGTTAAGTAA
- a CDS encoding WG repeat-containing protein produces MKSFMLVIGFVLTFLGASAQGSIFYPYDSIPKELPNVIYYEFIHGVQLIEVDHLGAYWHGVHMADMAYPRALSAAVDVPKPVSNEYYVRDTLGHITKSYSSHHSLAYLDSLFAEIPIDIDTTPINEKTYFSISNKFGGIDRVDFYGDWRNEDLAYGLINGRGEQVLPTEYQLIQITNGGFNLMKDGQWGLMSQDFKMLTEFKYDMITTYPFENASISEITYFKKGNKYSAFRVEGRDEVIEVPFYEDLNTSVLFIEHEYLLFSSNRQRGLIDFEGEVILPAEYDYIFFTNNTNCTDMPCLKLVKGAQEEFLQPEVLRRP; encoded by the coding sequence ATGAAATCTTTCATGCTTGTTATCGGCTTTGTATTGACCTTTCTTGGTGCTTCTGCTCAAGGGTCCATCTTTTACCCATATGATTCTATTCCGAAGGAATTGCCGAATGTCATTTACTATGAATTTATCCATGGCGTTCAGTTGATTGAAGTTGATCATTTGGGTGCGTATTGGCATGGGGTGCATATGGCGGATATGGCTTATCCCAGAGCCTTGTCTGCTGCCGTTGATGTGCCCAAACCAGTGTCGAATGAATACTATGTACGTGATACTCTAGGGCACATTACTAAAAGCTACAGTAGTCATCATAGCCTAGCTTATTTGGATTCACTTTTTGCTGAGATACCGATTGATATTGACACAACTCCGATCAATGAGAAGACCTATTTCTCTATTTCAAACAAGTTCGGTGGAATTGACCGGGTAGATTTCTACGGAGATTGGCGAAATGAAGACCTCGCCTACGGATTAATTAATGGGAGGGGAGAACAGGTTCTTCCTACAGAATATCAACTCATACAAATAACCAATGGCGGGTTCAATCTTATGAAAGATGGCCAGTGGGGCTTGATGAGTCAAGACTTCAAGATGCTTACGGAATTCAAATACGACATGATCACCACCTATCCATTTGAGAACGCTTCGATATCTGAGATTACCTATTTCAAGAAAGGGAATAAATATAGTGCGTTTCGTGTGGAGGGAAGAGATGAGGTCATTGAAGTTCCTTTCTATGAAGATTTGAATACCAGTGTTCTCTTCATAGAACATGAGTATTTGCTCTTTTCATCAAACAGACAAAGAGGACTTATCGATTTTGAAGGGGAAGTCATCTTACCTGCAGAATACGATTACATCTTCTTCACGAACAATACAAATTGCACCGATATGCCATGTCTTAAGCTTGTGAAAGGTGCACAAGAGGAATTCCTCCAACCAGAAGTCCTACGAAGGCCGTAG
- a CDS encoding T9SS type A sorting domain-containing protein — translation MKHVYLTFFALCVGVLSYGQSLQLSEDFFDFSVDGGFDYGEVTLTNNGTEAVSLAVRLERRCHADDGTGVQFCFGLLCHGPYDVDTAIEAGGALVQIGPGESTTDLTAHLWVNDGTWSAVDDTYSGEGSAWRLYYYDISDPSNEVYMDVLFGDCDEQFQIVSVAELATSSFNVFPNPATTQVTIDFESQNGGSYTIYDLTGKVMARENTTTSLLTVDTSALTSGIYFIEVGTLRKRLVIQ, via the coding sequence ATGAAACACGTGTACCTTACTTTTTTCGCCCTTTGTGTTGGCGTATTGTCTTACGGCCAGAGCCTACAGCTCTCTGAAGACTTCTTTGATTTTTCTGTGGATGGTGGGTTCGATTACGGTGAAGTGACACTGACGAACAATGGCACTGAAGCGGTTAGTTTGGCAGTTCGTTTGGAACGTCGTTGCCATGCTGATGATGGAACAGGAGTTCAATTTTGTTTCGGTTTGCTATGTCACGGTCCTTACGATGTAGACACTGCTATTGAAGCCGGTGGTGCTCTAGTACAAATTGGTCCTGGAGAATCTACAACAGACCTTACAGCTCACCTTTGGGTGAACGATGGTACGTGGTCAGCAGTTGATGACACCTACTCAGGTGAGGGATCAGCTTGGAGACTATACTACTACGACATCTCTGACCCTTCAAACGAAGTTTACATGGACGTTCTATTTGGTGATTGCGACGAGCAATTCCAGATAGTATCAGTAGCTGAATTGGCAACATCTTCTTTCAATGTGTTCCCTAACCCAGCAACAACTCAAGTGACCATCGACTTCGAATCACAAAATGGAGGTTCATACACGATCTACGACCTTACTGGAAAGGTAATGGCTCGTGAGAACACAACTACTTCTCTATTGACAGTAGATACTTCAGCTCTAACAAGCGGAATCTACTTCATCGAAGTAGGAACACTACGCAAGCGACTAGTGATCCAATAA
- a CDS encoding T9SS type A sorting domain-containing protein produces MKHLLLSTLAIIFSMGAIAQSLEVTESLVEVAPDAGVEYEQITLTNVSSETITVVPQIQVRCYAFDQSSVDWCFPGTCLPGIQANTEAPSNFHFELEPGGTTNEIAIHLADYAGEGSAWRMVYYNADNPADQAYVDVIFGDCSEEFVVVSVEEFQQTSFKFFPNPADNMITIDFETTNQASYKIYDLTGKVVAAENTSSSRITVETSHLLSGLYFIEVDGIRKRLVIR; encoded by the coding sequence ATGAAACACCTTCTACTCTCAACCCTCGCAATTATCTTCTCGATGGGCGCTATCGCCCAAAGCCTCGAAGTTACTGAGTCGCTTGTTGAAGTTGCACCAGATGCCGGTGTAGAATATGAGCAGATCACATTGACAAACGTGTCTTCAGAGACGATCACCGTAGTTCCGCAAATTCAAGTGCGTTGCTATGCTTTTGATCAGTCAAGCGTGGATTGGTGTTTCCCAGGTACATGTTTGCCAGGCATTCAGGCGAATACAGAAGCTCCATCAAACTTTCATTTCGAACTAGAGCCAGGAGGCACTACCAATGAAATTGCTATCCACTTAGCTGATTACGCTGGTGAAGGTTCAGCTTGGAGAATGGTGTACTACAACGCTGACAACCCAGCAGACCAAGCTTATGTCGATGTCATTTTCGGTGATTGTTCTGAGGAATTCGTGGTGGTTTCAGTAGAAGAGTTCCAGCAGACGTCTTTTAAGTTCTTCCCGAACCCAGCAGATAACATGATCACGATTGACTTTGAAACAACCAATCAAGCATCGTACAAGATCTACGACCTTACAGGAAAGGTAGTGGCCGCAGAGAACACCTCTTCATCTCGAATTACGGTTGAAACGAGTCATCTGCTTTCAGGACTTTACTTTATCGAGGTAGATGGTATCCGTAAAAGATTAGTGATTCGCTAA